In Candidatus Methylacidiphilales bacterium, the sequence GTTATGCTTCTTTCATTCAGAAGGCAAAACAGAATGGTAGGTATTGGAGAGCAATTCCAATATATCATGAGAGATGAATCTATACACCTTAATTTTGGTATTGATTTGATTAATGGTATCAAGGAGGAGAATCCTGAGTTCTGGACTCCTGAATTCCAAAAAGAGATTCAAGAACTTATAGAAAATGCCGTAGAATTAGAGATCTTGTATGCACAGGATACATTACCGCGAGGTATTCTAGGGCTTAATGCTAACCTATTTAGAGAGTATGTTCAACATATAGCTGATCGTAGATTAGAGCGCATTGGACTGAGAGCTAAATACGGTTCTAGGAATCCGTTTCCTTGGATGTCAGAAACAATAGATCTCCCAAAAGAGTCCAACTTTTTTGAAAAGAAGGTCACAGAGTATCAAAAAGGCGCAGTTCTTGAGTGGTAATTGAAATCTAAGCCTCAGCTACGCATAGGACTTTTGGGCGGCACTTTTGATCCGCCTCATTTAGGTCATATAATGCAGGCTATAGAAGTGTATTACACTTTTAAATTGGATAGGATTGTATTTATTCCCGCGAATTGTTCGCCCCATAAAATTTCTTACAGAATAACAGATAATCAGATTCGTTGGAAATTGTTAAAAAGCGCTATCAAGCCATATTCTAAAATTTTAAGTGCTAGCGACGTTGAACTCCAACGCCCCCCCCCCTCATATACCTATGATACTGTTCTTCATTTTAAGAAACATTATTTAAATGCTCAACTTTTTTGGCTTTTAGGTGAAGATCAGCTTCCACGCCTACACACCTGGAAACAATTTAAAAATCTTATACAAATCATAACATTCATTTTACTTCCTCGCCAGGGAAACCATTCCCGTTGTCAGCTAAGAGACTATACTAGATTTAGAAAATATAAAAACGCGCAATTTCTACCGTGGCCTACCCCCCCTCAATTATTTATTACTATATCTTCATCTGAAATCCGAAGGCGTATCAAAGAAAATATACCCTGTTCACATTTACTGCCAACCTCAGTTTATAAGCTGATTAAAAAAAATAATCTATATGTATAGAATATCGTCTATTACACTGGCTAAATTTGCACGCAAATTAGCCTTAGAAAAAAAAGCTTTAAATCCAGTTATTCTAGATATGCGTAAGCTAACAACAGTCTCCGATTTCTTTTTAATACTAACCGCTGAATCGGAGCCACAAATTAAAGCTATTTTAAATCATATAGAAAAAGAAATTAAGCAGAAATATATAATATCACCAAGAATTGACGGCCATCCATGTAGCAAATGGGTGATTATGGACTATGATAATGTAGTAGTGCATATATTTGATAAAGAAAAGCGGAGTTATTATAGCCTTGAAACTTTATGGGGTGATGCTCCCCATATAAGTTGATACTATTTCTATTATCTCACTATAAATCAGCTCTTATTAAGGTATAATACAAATAGCTATGCCTGGCCTAAACTGCAGTTTTCTATAACTAAGATTACAAATCTTATAATTGTTGGTTAATTTATACTGCTACTTGACCTAACTATAGGAAAATTTTCTAAATTAAAGCTAATTTAGCTTACAGAGTTTGATTAAGATCTATTGATTGCGGTCCCATATCCGGATTTTTATAAAACCACTTTTATAAAACCACTTAAAACTACGCAATTAGATTCATTAGTTGACTTTTTGGAAGATTATCGTATAGTTGAGGTATGAATCTATTATATGTCTATATAGTTTCACTCACACTAAGTATTATGTTATTGTCTGGCTGTGTTACATCAGATTCTACTGGCAGTGTAAACATACGAAATAAAAAACACACATCTGCTACCACAAAGGTTGCTTTCATAGGGCATCCAAATGAGGTTAGTAATTATAACCCTGTAGCATACAAACCGAAAAATCCTGACAATGTCCGCGTAAAGGTATCATTAAAGGAACAGATGATCTACGTCATGGAGGGAGATCGGCCTCTATTAGTTACAGCCACGACAGTAGGCATACCACAAAAGCCTACCCCCAAAGGACATTTCCGAGTTACAAAAAAAGAAGCAAATCGCCGTTCATACACCTACGGATTTTGGGTCAGGGAAAATGAGATAATACCAGGGAAAAGTTCCAATCGCCCGCCGGGCAGAGGCTGGCGCTACGTGGGGTATCCGATGCCTTACTGGGTAGAGTTTATGCCCGCATACGGTTTTCACGAAGGGTATGTTTGGCCGATTCCAAGAAGCCACGGTTGTTTGCGCTTACACAAAAATGCATCAAAAAAATTCTTTGACCTCGTTCAGATTGGCACTCCTATACATATCGCTGACTCTCACCCCGAAGACTTAACCCTTGGCCGGGACGCACCTCGGCCAAATGATTACCGTGATCCAGATCCTCCTGCTTCTTACCTGATTTCTCCAGCTGTATTTGCTAGAAACTAAATCCGTTGAGCTACCCTTAGCCGAAAAATTATCATGCAGTATTACTCACCGGCTAAGATTAACCTCTTTCTCAAAATTCTCGGAAAACGCCCTGACGGCTTCCATGAGATCGAGACTTTCATGGTTCCTACCTCACTCTGTGATCTAATCACTCTCACGACTCAGCCTTCTGGAATTGTCCTCACTTGCTCAGATCCGTCACTGCCGACCAATCAAAAAAATTTGGCCTATCGAGCTGCCCAAATTTTTTTTGAAAAAACCCAAATCTCAGGAGGAGTCTATATACACATTGAAAAAAAGATCCCTCATGGAGGTGGATTAGGTGGTGGCTCAAGTAATGCAGCCACCGTGCTAAAAGCTCTTCGAAACCTTCATGCGCCAGAAATTCCTGACCAGACACTTCAAGAGTGGATTGCACCACTGGGATCAGACATTCCGTTTTTTATTTCTCCAAAGCCGGCGATTTGCAAAGGACGAGGGGAAATCATCACTCATATCCCATTTTCGGGTGCTCATTTTGCACTATTGATCTTTCCTCCTTTTTCGGTGCCTACGCCATGGGCTTACAAAACCTATGCTCAACATCCAACCCAGGGTGAAACCAGTCACACTTGGCCTTACTGCCCATTACGCAACGATCTTGAACCGGCCGTATTCTCGAAATTTATTACCCTCGCAGTCCTAAAGGATTGGCTCCGAAAACAGACGGCACTGGGTGTTTTTGATGCTCTAATGAGCGGTAGCGGAAGCACGATGATTGCCTTTCTTCATCCAGACGCTGACGTAACAGGTCTCAAAAAGCTACTAAAAACATCCTTCGGTGAGTCATTCCAATCTCACATAATTCAGTTTCCGAAGTCATCTCCGCTCTGAACTACGCAACTAAAAACTAGGTCTCTTTTTTGATTCGCATCAAAAGACTGCCTTACTTTCTTTTACATCCTACGATTGCACAATCCCCTAAAAATTTAAGTCCATATATCGTTTCATGCTGCCATTTTCGAAGAGACGCATAGTATACAGTTTCCCAAGCTGCAATTCTCCAAGCTGCATATGGCTCTTTATTCCCTGCCTATCGTTTATGCCACGTCGAAATTTATAGTCCGTTGCTTCTCTCTGCTTTTACTGAGGATTCGGCTAATCTTCGATTCCCTACCGCCAAAGCCACCTTTCATTATTGCCGCGAACCATATTAGCCACTTCGACCCCCCTTTGCTCACCCTAGCATTTAAACATCACCTTGATTTTATGACTACTTCGGAGCTTTTTGATTCAAAAATCATCGCCGCATGGCTTCGTATGGTTGGCTGCTTCCCCGTGAACCGCGAAAAGACCGACAGCCGAGCTGCGCGTGAGGCTCTTAAACGCCTGCGAGACGGACGGATTGTGGTGATCTATCCGGAAGGCGGCATTAGGACTGGCTATCAATCGATTCTCAATGGAGCTTGTATCAACAACGACCTTGCTACACTGGCTTACCTTGCTGATTGTCCCGTTATTCCATCATTGATAATCGGTAGCGATCAACTCTATGCCTACAAAAAAATCTGGCGCCGCCCGCAAATCTTAATCCGCTTCGGCCCTCCACTCTACAAACCCATCGAGATACCAAACAAACATGAAAGCATAGCTTTGTGGACTAGTCGAATCAGCCGGTGTCTGCGCGAACTTTATGAGATAAGCCAAAAACAAAATCTCATCACTCCATCAATGATCCCCCGGACGGCTCAAGAGCGATGGCAAGAATGACCCTCTACGCTGCAAGTAATCGCTCGACTTCTTTCAAACTTCCTTCAACCGAGTAATCCCACACATCGCTTCCCACCTGAAGACGCACCCCCCCTAAAATCTCTGGATCCACAGTATTGCAGACACAATTCACCTGGGGCAAACGACCCCGCACTTCTTGGAAGATACGCTCCTTTTCTTGTTCGCCTAAAGGACTCACAGATGTAATCGTCAGAACCCGTCTCTGTTGATCACTTTTTATTAAGTAAATTAGCCGATCAAGAATAGCTAGATAGTTTCGAGGCTTACGCGTTATCAGTTCATCAATAATTAACCTTAGCCGCTTTTCGTCCAACTCTCCTTCGACCATGCATAAACGAAAAAGGCCTTTAGCTGCACGGCGCACTTCTTGACTAAACTTCATAACATACTCTACTTCAACACCGTGCTCTTCCTAAATCAAGTCTTGAATATTTCATGCATCGAATGCGTCGCTTAATCCACTTTCATTGCTTGTGCAATGCTTCGCCTTCCCACCCGCCAAGCAGCCATCCACACAGCAATCATCACTACTGCAATCCCAGAGAGCGACACGACAAGCAGTTCTTTACGCGGCCATATCAGGTTGATCGTCCAGCCAAAGAAGACCTTATTAATAACCTCAGCCAACACCCATGCTAAACCATACCCAGCTGCTACTCCAACCACCACCGACACCACAGCAAGCAAAAGAGTTTCCCAAGTGTAAACCTTAAGTATCTGAAAACGTGACGCGCCTAAAGCTCGCAGAGCCGCCACAATTCTCGACCGCTCAAATCCATGCACCAAAACATTCAAGTAAACCCCCACTCCACAGATCAACATCGTGATGACCTGCAAGAGATGCGTAATAGCAAAAGTTTGATCGAAAATCTTCATGACTTGCCGCCGCAATTCACGATTCGATTGAATAGTAAAAGTCCCATACTCTTTCATCACATCACGGATTTTTGTTTTGAACTCTTCAATGCTCTCCTCTGGAGGTAGATAAATAGCCACACTACTGATCGAATCATCGTTCCAGTATTCTTGATAAGTTTTCCGATCCATCAAAATCAAGCCACTCTCGGATGTATAGTCCTGAAAGATCCCTGCAATACGAAACACTTTTTCTCCGCCAGGGGTTAATAATCGGATGCGGTGTCGAGCCCTCACTTTGTGTCGCCGCGCAAAACTCTCACTCGCAATAATCCATCCTTTTTCCGCTGCTTCCTTCAATAATTCAGGCCGAGCCTGCTTTCTCCTCTCCTGATCCAGAAAACGAATTCCACCTCGCTCTGCAGCAATATCAAAACGAATCGCTGCTAATCGAACAGCACGTTCGCCATACTCGACCGACACCTCACGATACAAGTCAATACGGTCATCGGAAATTAGTTGTCGCAATTTCTCAACAGCTTTTTGAGGCAAGATCTCTTGAGAACCTATTGTTGAAGCGGACACTGGAGATATGTAAAGGTCTGCACGCACAGTCTGAAGAATCCACTGGTTAACCGTAACGCGAAAACTGGATACCATAATCATAATCCCCACCACCATTGCGAGCACACAGACAATAGAGCCTGCTAATATCACATTACGCGTAAAGGCGAGCTCAAACTGCTCCATACCAAGACGCCAGAAAGTTGCCGGAAAAATTTTGGCTACCTTTAAAATGACCCAAAAGATTAACGGACATAAAAACGATACCCCTAGAAGCAAAAATAAAGCCGTTCCAAAGCTTAACCACTGCGGCCCGTAACGTTCACTATACCGCGCACATTCCAAGCTTGCCCCTATGAGTAGGAAGCCTACCAATGTCCAACTTGGAATATGCTGCCGAGCGGCCAGTCGGATATGAGCAGGCTGAAGCGCTTTTACTGGCTCAACGCTTGAGGCTTGCCGCGCAGGTAGCCAAGCCCCTGCAAGTGCCGCAAGAACAGCTAACGATAGGGCCACTGCTGCTTGTTCTGATGGAAAAAAGATCTCCTGTATATTCACCGTCACATAGAGGGAACTAATCGTCTGCGAAGCTTGTTCAATCAGAGCTCGGGACAAAAAGTATCCAAGCGGAAGACCTAGCATCGTCGCGATTAACGCTAAAAAGACCGCCTCAGCTATAAAAGCACGCATTATTTTCCCTCGCGATGCTCCAAGAGCGCGCCAGATACCGATCTCGTAATAACGACGAGCCACCATTGCCGTTGTTGTGTTGTAAATTAGAAAAACAGTCACAAGCATAGCCACTAGGCTAAGCGCGATGAGGTTTAAACGGAAAGCTTCGGTCATTTGTGAAAGCCGCTCTGTCCTCCGCAGAGGCTCTTGTATTCTAGACCCTGCAGTCAAATACGGTTGCAATGTCTTCGATAAACTTTCAAGAGTGACTCCTTCGTGACGGATGATATCGATGCGCGAAAGCTGACCGACGTAACCGAAAAAATCCTGCGCATGGGCTATGTCCATCACAGCGATATGTTCATCAGCGCCTACCCAAGTCTCTGTGAGCTTATAAATAGCTATAACTTTAGCTCTCTTAACGCCTTCGGAGGTTTGGAGCCCAAGCTCTGCGCCCTGGCGAATGTTCAGGCGTCTAGCAAGTTTGTCACTGATCAAAATTCCATTTGCTACACTCAGGAATTGTTCCGCCAGTGACTCATCGCCTGGGGTAAACGAACGTGTCGCAACCGTAGCAAACTCAGCGTTTGAAAAAAAATCTACACCGACAACACGCAAATATTCATTAGGGAAATCGGTTAGCGTGGCGAACCTCTCTAAAATTGGTGTGGCTGCTTTGACATCAGGATGCCGAATGACCGCTAAATAATTCTCTTCCGGAAGCATTCCGCTTGGGTTCACCACTTCGGTATCAGCTCGCCCAGCTACAACGTTCACCGATGCGACAAACGCACGATGTGCGCTTTCATTTACACATTGCACCGCAACGTAAACCGCAACAGCAAGCGCTAGGCTCAGCCCATTTAAAACAAACCCGATAGGATACTGTGCCCAGCCTTTAAGCAAGTAGCGAAAGAACATACGAAGTGTTCCGTTTTTACTTCATCGGTGAATCCCAAAATTCCCAACCCGGCAGTAATCCCTCCAATTCTCGTCTCAAAATATAAGCCCTGATCTTGCGACCATACCACCATCCGACCATTGCGCCTCC encodes:
- the rsfS gene encoding ribosome silencing factor; this encodes MYRISSITLAKFARKLALEKKALNPVILDMRKLTTVSDFFLILTAESEPQIKAILNHIEKEIKQKYIISPRIDGHPCSKWVIMDYDNVVVHIFDKEKRSYYSLETLWGDAPHIS
- a CDS encoding L,D-transpeptidase yields the protein MNLLYVYIVSLTLSIMLLSGCVTSDSTGSVNIRNKKHTSATTKVAFIGHPNEVSNYNPVAYKPKNPDNVRVKVSLKEQMIYVMEGDRPLLVTATTVGIPQKPTPKGHFRVTKKEANRRSYTYGFWVRENEIIPGKSSNRPPGRGWRYVGYPMPYWVEFMPAYGFHEGYVWPIPRSHGCLRLHKNASKKFFDLVQIGTPIHIADSHPEDLTLGRDAPRPNDYRDPDPPASYLISPAVFARN
- the ispE gene encoding 4-(cytidine 5'-diphospho)-2-C-methyl-D-erythritol kinase; translation: MQYYSPAKINLFLKILGKRPDGFHEIETFMVPTSLCDLITLTTQPSGIVLTCSDPSLPTNQKNLAYRAAQIFFEKTQISGGVYIHIEKKIPHGGGLGGGSSNAATVLKALRNLHAPEIPDQTLQEWIAPLGSDIPFFISPKPAICKGRGEIITHIPFSGAHFALLIFPPFSVPTPWAYKTYAQHPTQGETSHTWPYCPLRNDLEPAVFSKFITLAVLKDWLRKQTALGVFDALMSGSGSTMIAFLHPDADVTGLKKLLKTSFGESFQSHIIQFPKSSPL
- a CDS encoding 1-acyl-sn-glycerol-3-phosphate acyltransferase, which produces MALYSLPIVYATSKFIVRCFSLLLLRIRLIFDSLPPKPPFIIAANHISHFDPPLLTLAFKHHLDFMTTSELFDSKIIAAWLRMVGCFPVNREKTDSRAAREALKRLRDGRIVVIYPEGGIRTGYQSILNGACINNDLATLAYLADCPVIPSLIIGSDQLYAYKKIWRRPQILIRFGPPLYKPIEIPNKHESIALWTSRISRCLRELYEISQKQNLITPSMIPRTAQERWQE
- a CDS encoding F0F1 ATP synthase subunit delta; the protein is MKFSQEVRRAAKGLFRLCMVEGELDEKRLRLIIDELITRKPRNYLAILDRLIYLIKSDQQRRVLTITSVSPLGEQEKERIFQEVRGRLPQVNCVCNTVDPEILGGVRLQVGSDVWDYSVEGSLKEVERLLAA
- a CDS encoding ABC transporter permease; the encoded protein is MFFRYLLKGWAQYPIGFVLNGLSLALAVAVYVAVQCVNESAHRAFVASVNVVAGRADTEVVNPSGMLPEENYLAVIRHPDVKAATPILERFATLTDFPNEYLRVVGVDFFSNAEFATVATRSFTPGDESLAEQFLSVANGILISDKLARRLNIRQGAELGLQTSEGVKRAKVIAIYKLTETWVGADEHIAVMDIAHAQDFFGYVGQLSRIDIIRHEGVTLESLSKTLQPYLTAGSRIQEPLRRTERLSQMTEAFRLNLIALSLVAMLVTVFLIYNTTTAMVARRYYEIGIWRALGASRGKIMRAFIAEAVFLALIATMLGLPLGYFLSRALIEQASQTISSLYVTVNIQEIFFPSEQAAVALSLAVLAALAGAWLPARQASSVEPVKALQPAHIRLAARQHIPSWTLVGFLLIGASLECARYSERYGPQWLSFGTALFLLLGVSFLCPLIFWVILKVAKIFPATFWRLGMEQFELAFTRNVILAGSIVCVLAMVVGIMIMVSSFRVTVNQWILQTVRADLYISPVSASTIGSQEILPQKAVEKLRQLISDDRIDLYREVSVEYGERAVRLAAIRFDIAAERGGIRFLDQERRKQARPELLKEAAEKGWIIASESFARRHKVRARHRIRLLTPGGEKVFRIAGIFQDYTSESGLILMDRKTYQEYWNDDSISSVAIYLPPEESIEEFKTKIRDVMKEYGTFTIQSNRELRRQVMKIFDQTFAITHLLQVITMLICGVGVYLNVLVHGFERSRIVAALRALGASRFQILKVYTWETLLLAVVSVVVGVAAGYGLAWVLAEVINKVFFGWTINLIWPRKELLVVSLSGIAVVMIAVWMAAWRVGRRSIAQAMKVD